One genomic region from Cellulomonas hominis encodes:
- a CDS encoding PadR family transcriptional regulator: protein MPIRMTEQVYLVLLALADEPRHGYGVVQEVRDLSDGAVRLGAGTLYGILDRLVAAGYAEASGEVVVDGRLRRYYRLTPEGLDALAAETARMRALAARADRRLGGVRRPQIGMA, encoded by the coding sequence ATGCCCATCCGGATGACCGAGCAGGTGTACCTGGTGCTGCTCGCCCTCGCCGACGAGCCCCGGCACGGCTACGGCGTCGTGCAGGAGGTCCGCGACCTCTCCGACGGCGCCGTCCGCCTCGGCGCCGGGACGCTGTACGGCATCCTCGACCGCCTCGTCGCGGCCGGGTACGCGGAGGCCTCCGGCGAGGTGGTCGTCGACGGCCGTCTGCGCCGGTACTACCGCCTCACCCCGGAGGGCCTGGACGCGCTCGCCGCGGAGACCGCCCGCATGCGCGCCCTCGCCGCCCGGGCCGACCGGCGGCTCGGCGGCGTGCGCCGGCCCCAGATCGGGATGGCGTGA